A genomic window from Paucibacter sp. KCTC 42545 includes:
- a CDS encoding TonB-dependent receptor: MNRQGSSFAAFSRTALYAAVAIVAAAPAMAQNTTSAIGGRVLTVEGKPLAGATVTIVHRESGSVNTLVTDNDGRYSTRGLRVGGPYTVTVTKGSDKEVRNDIYLQLAETLSLDVQLGTSVLSTVVVTGSGASSKFNSDNMGAGTAISRKELDAYASIARSLQDYARMDPRLAQTDKDRGEISALGQNARFNTITIDGVRTNDTFGLEGNNLPTAKQPISIDAIEAVQVNLSNFDVTQQGYTGANINAVTKSGTNELKGSLYYVYRDDKLSGKRYNRTTDSYYDASAFKEDTKGFTLGGPIIKDKLFFFGSYEDFKSSRAAPSFGPVGSNMTNVGITPEQIAKAQTVAKAYGLDIGNSDTTGTFLTVKDYLLKLDWNINSQHRANLRYAKTEQAEPTYAGLNSSSLSLSSYWWTQKKTIETVVGQWFADWTPDLSTEFKLSKRDYDSVPKNNANLPQIQLVYPADATNKSDRSLFFGTENSRQFNILRTKTWDGYFAANWFIDDHQLKFGGDYSSNDTYNAFLQNTSGNYSFKGTDPAALWAAGIPSTYAVQLPLPGKALEDGVAQWKLNNLGLFVQDTWTVNKNLNLTFGLRLDRASTPDTPIRNGAAQTAFGYDNGQTIDGQTLVQPRVGFNYAFEGLEKKKAQLRGGFGLFQGSAANVWLSNPYSNTGAATATFNCGPTSTPCASTKFTADPANQPNVAGQPPALAVDILSPDLKQPSVWKLNLGLDTELPWGGLVAGVDYLYTKTKDGIYYRHLNLGAPVSTGPDGREIYYNAAGQDVKCWTDGGSTATDKCGAQAKAGRNTKFGNVLLAEHTSQGGGNAVTLQLSQQNQGWSWNTAYTRTAAKEVSPLTSSTSSSNYANRATFNPNEEVNATSATLIQDRVTAAVNWSKAFIGKYKTTVGMVYEGRTGKPYSWTFKNDMNGDGYSGNDLMYIPTAPGSGEVIFRGSKANGLSAQAAEDLFWSVVNENADLSKARGSVIGRNSAKSKFANTFDLRLSQEVPGFGANHKGVVTFDVLNFGNLLNKKWGHIDEIPFTAGGGNGGNRRGFVNFAGIQNGKYVYSVVGADDYETRQNKGESQWAVQVTARYEF; the protein is encoded by the coding sequence ATGAACAGACAGGGTTCGAGCTTTGCGGCTTTTTCCAGAACGGCGCTGTATGCAGCCGTTGCCATCGTGGCAGCCGCCCCAGCAATGGCACAGAACACCACCTCCGCCATCGGCGGCCGGGTGCTGACAGTCGAAGGCAAGCCTCTGGCCGGCGCGACGGTGACCATCGTTCACCGCGAGTCTGGCTCCGTGAACACCTTGGTGACGGATAACGACGGCCGTTATTCCACCCGCGGCCTGCGCGTCGGCGGCCCCTACACCGTGACCGTCACCAAGGGCAGCGACAAGGAAGTTCGCAACGACATCTACCTGCAACTGGCCGAAACCCTGAGCTTGGACGTTCAACTCGGCACCAGCGTGCTGTCGACCGTGGTGGTGACCGGCAGCGGCGCCAGCAGCAAGTTCAATAGCGACAATATGGGTGCCGGCACGGCCATCAGCCGCAAGGAGCTGGACGCCTACGCTTCCATCGCCCGCAGCCTGCAAGACTACGCCCGCATGGACCCGCGTCTGGCACAGACCGACAAGGACCGTGGCGAGATTTCTGCCCTGGGCCAGAACGCGCGCTTCAACACCATCACCATCGACGGCGTTCGCACCAACGACACCTTTGGCCTGGAAGGCAATAACCTGCCCACCGCCAAGCAGCCCATCTCGATCGACGCGATCGAGGCGGTGCAAGTCAATTTGTCCAACTTCGATGTGACGCAGCAGGGTTACACCGGCGCCAACATCAATGCGGTGACCAAGTCGGGCACCAATGAGTTGAAGGGCAGCCTGTACTACGTCTACCGTGACGACAAGCTCTCCGGCAAGCGCTACAACCGCACCACCGACAGCTACTACGACGCCTCCGCCTTCAAGGAAGACACCAAGGGCTTCACCCTGGGCGGCCCGATCATCAAGGACAAGCTCTTCTTCTTCGGCTCCTACGAAGACTTCAAGAGCTCGCGCGCTGCCCCTTCGTTCGGCCCGGTCGGCAGCAATATGACCAATGTGGGCATCACGCCCGAGCAGATCGCCAAGGCCCAGACCGTCGCCAAGGCCTACGGTCTGGACATCGGCAACTCGGACACCACGGGCACGTTCCTGACCGTCAAGGACTATTTGCTCAAGCTGGACTGGAACATCAACAGCCAGCACCGCGCCAATCTGCGTTACGCCAAGACCGAGCAGGCTGAGCCGACTTATGCCGGCCTGAACTCCAGCTCGCTGTCGCTGAGCTCCTACTGGTGGACCCAGAAGAAGACCATCGAGACCGTGGTGGGCCAATGGTTTGCAGACTGGACACCGGACCTGTCCACCGAGTTCAAGCTGTCCAAGCGCGACTACGACAGCGTGCCCAAGAACAATGCCAACCTGCCACAGATCCAACTGGTCTACCCCGCTGACGCCACCAACAAGAGCGACCGCTCGCTGTTCTTCGGCACCGAGAACAGCCGTCAGTTCAACATCTTGCGCACCAAAACCTGGGACGGCTACTTTGCCGCCAACTGGTTCATTGACGACCACCAGCTGAAGTTCGGTGGCGACTACAGCAGCAACGACACCTACAACGCCTTCCTGCAAAACACCAGCGGCAACTACTCCTTCAAGGGCACCGATCCGGCCGCCCTGTGGGCAGCAGGCATCCCCTCCACCTACGCGGTGCAGTTGCCGCTGCCAGGCAAGGCACTGGAAGACGGCGTTGCGCAGTGGAAGCTGAACAATCTGGGCCTGTTTGTGCAGGACACCTGGACCGTCAACAAGAACCTGAACCTGACCTTCGGCCTGCGCCTGGATCGTGCCAGCACGCCTGACACCCCCATCCGCAACGGCGCAGCTCAAACCGCATTTGGCTACGACAACGGCCAGACCATCGACGGCCAGACCCTGGTGCAGCCGCGTGTCGGCTTCAACTACGCGTTTGAAGGTCTGGAGAAGAAGAAAGCCCAGCTGCGCGGCGGCTTCGGTCTGTTCCAAGGCTCGGCAGCCAATGTCTGGCTGTCCAACCCTTACTCCAACACCGGTGCGGCGACCGCCACATTCAACTGCGGCCCCACATCCACACCTTGCGCGTCCACCAAGTTCACTGCGGACCCAGCCAACCAGCCCAACGTGGCCGGCCAGCCGCCCGCATTGGCCGTGGACATCCTCTCGCCTGATCTGAAGCAGCCTTCGGTCTGGAAGCTCAATCTGGGCCTGGATACCGAACTGCCTTGGGGTGGCTTGGTCGCCGGCGTGGACTACCTGTACACCAAGACCAAAGATGGCATTTACTACCGCCACCTCAACCTGGGTGCACCGGTCTCCACCGGTCCTGACGGCCGCGAGATCTATTACAACGCTGCCGGTCAAGACGTGAAGTGCTGGACCGACGGTGGCTCCACCGCCACCGACAAGTGCGGCGCCCAAGCCAAGGCTGGCCGCAACACCAAGTTCGGCAATGTGCTGCTGGCCGAGCACACTTCCCAAGGTGGCGGCAATGCCGTGACCCTGCAGCTTTCGCAGCAGAACCAAGGCTGGAGCTGGAACACGGCTTACACCCGCACGGCGGCCAAGGAAGTCAGCCCCCTGACCTCCTCCACCTCGAGCTCCAACTACGCCAACCGCGCGACCTTCAACCCCAATGAAGAGGTCAACGCCACCTCGGCCACCCTGATCCAGGACCGAGTCACCGCAGCGGTCAACTGGTCCAAGGCCTTCATCGGCAAGTACAAGACCACGGTCGGCATGGTTTACGAAGGCCGCACGGGCAAGCCCTATAGCTGGACCTTCAAGAACGACATGAACGGCGACGGCTACTCCGGCAATGACCTGATGTACATCCCGACGGCCCCCGGCTCGGGTGAGGTCATCTTCCGCGGCAGCAAGGCCAATGGTCTGTCGGCACAAGCGGCTGAAGATCTGTTCTGGAGCGTCGTCAACGAGAACGCTGACCTGAGCAAGGCACGTGGCTCGGTGATTGGCCGCAACAGCGCCAAGAGCAAGTTCGCCAACACCTTCGATCTGCGTTTGAGCCAGGAAGTTCCGGGCTTTGGCGCCAATCACAAGGGCGTGGTCACCTTTGACGTGCTGAACTTCGGCAATCTGCTGAACAAGAAGTGGGGCCATATCGACGAGATTCCCTTCACCGCCGGTGGCGGAAACGGTGGCAACCGTCGTGGCTTCGTCAACTTCGCCGGCATCCAGAACGGCAAGTATGTCTACAGCGTGGTGGGCGCGGATGACTACGAAACCCGCCAGAACAAGGGCGAGTCGCAGTGGGCCGTCCAGGTCACGGCTCGCTACGAGTTCTGA
- a CDS encoding methyl-accepting chemotaxis protein, with the protein MSFNAMKISTRLCLGFAAMLLLIVLLVSLAWSKMSEVDQQFHLTMDERYPTVKMLLSVKDANGQVARAMRDAIILNDKAEIAQQFAQIAEISKTTAATLEKLNKVLRTPEGQRGLAELNQARGEYRVVRERVTQAVEAGEMELAKTVLLKDMRPKHLAYMAAVDKLVQQSETQMQQDAQLASTEIDDTQLQLLGLGVLALMLAVGCSWWLIRSITVPLEAAVRVASGVAAGDLAMPIDGSGSNETARLLAAMQQMQSRLADIVKGVRANAEGVATASAQISSGNSDLSLRTEQQASALQQTAASMEQLGSTVRGNADNAQSANQLAQAASQVALKGGVAVGQVVGTMRAISDSSRKIADIIGVIDGIAFQTNILALNAAVEAARAGEQGRGFAVVASEVRTLAGRSAEAAREIKSLINASVERVELGCAQVDSAGATIEEVVAAIRSVTDIMGEISAASREQSSGVSQVGEAVAHMDRATQENAALVEQSAAAAESLKLQAQQLVGSVAVFKLAS; encoded by the coding sequence ATGAGCTTCAACGCGATGAAGATCTCCACCCGGCTGTGCCTGGGTTTTGCCGCCATGCTGCTGCTGATCGTGCTGCTGGTCAGCCTGGCCTGGAGCAAGATGAGCGAGGTCGACCAGCAATTCCACCTCACCATGGACGAGCGCTATCCCACGGTCAAAATGCTGCTGTCGGTCAAAGACGCTAACGGCCAAGTGGCGCGGGCCATGCGCGATGCCATCATCCTCAACGACAAGGCCGAGATCGCCCAGCAGTTCGCCCAAATCGCCGAGATCTCCAAAACCACGGCGGCCACGCTGGAGAAGCTCAACAAAGTTCTGCGCACACCCGAAGGCCAGCGCGGCTTGGCCGAGCTGAATCAGGCGCGCGGTGAGTACCGCGTCGTGCGCGAACGGGTGACTCAAGCCGTCGAAGCGGGTGAGATGGAACTGGCCAAGACCGTGCTGCTCAAAGACATGCGGCCCAAGCATCTGGCCTATATGGCGGCGGTGGACAAATTGGTCCAGCAAAGCGAGACCCAGATGCAGCAGGACGCTCAGCTGGCCAGCACGGAAATTGACGACACTCAGCTGCAACTGCTGGGCTTGGGGGTACTCGCCCTGATGCTGGCCGTGGGCTGCAGCTGGTGGCTGATCCGCTCCATCACGGTGCCGCTGGAAGCCGCTGTACGCGTTGCCAGCGGCGTGGCCGCCGGCGACTTGGCCATGCCCATCGACGGCAGCGGCAGCAACGAAACCGCCCGCCTGCTGGCCGCCATGCAGCAAATGCAATCGCGCCTGGCCGACATCGTCAAGGGCGTGCGCGCCAATGCCGAGGGCGTGGCCACCGCTTCGGCCCAGATCTCTTCGGGCAATAGCGATCTGTCGCTGCGCACCGAACAACAAGCTTCGGCGCTGCAACAAACCGCCGCCTCGATGGAACAGTTGGGCAGCACCGTGCGGGGCAATGCCGACAACGCGCAGTCCGCCAATCAGCTGGCGCAGGCCGCTTCGCAAGTGGCGCTCAAAGGGGGTGTGGCCGTCGGCCAAGTGGTAGGCACCATGCGGGCCATCAGCGACAGCTCGCGCAAGATTGCCGACATCATTGGCGTCATCGACGGCATCGCCTTCCAGACCAATATCCTGGCGCTGAACGCCGCCGTCGAAGCCGCCCGCGCTGGCGAGCAAGGTCGGGGCTTTGCCGTGGTGGCCAGCGAGGTGCGCACGCTGGCCGGCCGCTCAGCCGAAGCGGCCCGCGAAATCAAGAGCTTGATCAACGCCAGTGTGGAGCGCGTCGAGCTGGGCTGCGCCCAAGTCGACAGCGCGGGCGCCACCATCGAGGAAGTGGTGGCCGCCATCCGCAGCGTCACCGACATCATGGGTGAGATCAGCGCGGCCAGCCGCGAGCAAAGCTCGGGCGTGAGCCAAGTCGGTGAGGCGGTGGCCCATATGGACCGGGCCACGCAAGAGAACGCCGCGCTGGTGGAACAGTCGGCAGCAGCGGCCGAAAGCCTCAAGCTGCAGGCCCAGCAGTTGGTGGGTTCGGTCGCGGTGTTCAAGCTCGCGTCCTGA
- a CDS encoding NAD-dependent succinate-semialdehyde dehydrogenase translates to MNQTTSPLATLDDASLLRTQALINGEWVSGTSSFAVTDPATGALLAEVANLGPTEAQAAIAAANHAWGPWRSKTAKERAAILMRWSQLLNKHADDLARIMTAEQGKPLAEARGEVAYGASFIDWFAEEGKRVYGETIPTTDNNKRYLVIKQPMGVCAAITPWNFPIAMITRKVAPALAAGCTVVIKPAEATPLCALAVAELAQRAGMPAGVLNVLTADADNSVAIGHVLCDSDVVRHLSFTGSTEVGRILMRQCAGTVKKLSLELGGNAPFIVFDDADLDSAVDGAIASKYRNAGQTCVCANRLYVQAGVYEAFLEKLTAKVSALKLGNGFESGVNVGPLIDAQAMAKVQSHVDDALALGARLLVGGKAATELGAQYFEPTLLADVTPAMLCSREETFGPLAPVFKFQTEAEAIALANNTEFGLASYFYSRDIGRIFRVGEALEYGMVGVNTGLIATAEVPFGGVKQSGLGREGAHQGMDDYVEIKYLCLGDIQK, encoded by the coding sequence ATGAATCAAACGACTTCCCCTTTGGCCACCTTGGATGACGCCAGCCTTTTGCGCACCCAGGCGCTGATCAACGGTGAATGGGTCAGCGGCACCAGCAGCTTCGCCGTCACCGACCCCGCCACTGGCGCGCTCTTGGCTGAGGTGGCCAATCTGGGGCCGACCGAAGCGCAAGCGGCGATTGCCGCTGCCAACCATGCCTGGGGCCCCTGGCGCAGCAAGACCGCCAAGGAGCGCGCTGCCATTCTGATGCGCTGGTCGCAGCTGCTGAACAAACATGCCGACGACCTGGCCCGCATCATGACGGCCGAGCAGGGCAAGCCCCTGGCCGAAGCGCGTGGCGAAGTGGCCTACGGCGCCAGCTTCATCGACTGGTTTGCCGAAGAGGGCAAGCGTGTCTACGGCGAAACCATCCCCACCACCGACAACAACAAGCGCTACCTGGTCATCAAGCAGCCCATGGGCGTTTGCGCGGCCATCACGCCCTGGAATTTCCCCATCGCCATGATCACCCGCAAGGTGGCGCCGGCGCTGGCCGCAGGCTGCACCGTGGTGATCAAGCCCGCTGAGGCCACGCCGCTGTGCGCTCTGGCCGTGGCCGAATTGGCGCAGCGCGCGGGCATGCCCGCGGGCGTGTTGAATGTGTTGACGGCGGACGCCGACAACTCGGTCGCCATCGGCCACGTGCTGTGCGACAGCGATGTGGTGCGCCATCTGTCCTTCACCGGCTCCACCGAAGTGGGCCGCATTTTGATGCGCCAGTGCGCCGGCACGGTGAAGAAGCTCTCGCTGGAACTGGGCGGCAATGCGCCTTTCATCGTCTTTGATGACGCCGATCTGGACAGCGCCGTGGATGGCGCCATCGCCAGCAAATACCGCAATGCCGGCCAGACCTGCGTGTGCGCTAACCGCCTGTATGTGCAGGCCGGTGTGTACGAGGCCTTCTTGGAAAAGCTGACGGCGAAGGTCAGCGCACTCAAGCTGGGCAATGGCTTTGAGTCGGGCGTCAATGTGGGCCCGCTGATCGATGCGCAGGCCATGGCCAAGGTGCAAAGCCATGTGGACGATGCCCTGGCCCTAGGCGCACGCCTGCTGGTGGGTGGCAAGGCGGCGACCGAGCTGGGCGCGCAGTATTTCGAGCCCACCTTGCTGGCCGATGTGACGCCGGCCATGTTGTGCTCGCGCGAAGAGACCTTTGGCCCCTTGGCGCCGGTGTTCAAGTTCCAAACCGAGGCCGAGGCCATCGCTTTGGCCAATAACACCGAGTTTGGCTTGGCCAGCTATTTCTACAGCCGCGACATCGGCCGCATCTTCCGGGTCGGCGAGGCGCTGGAGTACGGCATGGTGGGCGTCAACACCGGCCTGATCGCCACGGCGGAAGTGCCTTTCGGCGGCGTCAAGCAATCCGGCCTGGGCCGTGAAGGCGCGCATCAAGGCATGGATGACTATGTGGAGATCAAGTACCTCTGCCTGGGCGATATTCAAAAGTAA
- the alaS gene encoding alanine--tRNA ligase, producing the protein MKAAEIRQTFLKFFESKGHQIVSSSPVVPGDDPTLLFTNAGMNQFKDVFLGFDKRAYNRATTSQKCIRAGGKHNDLDNVGYTARHHTFFEMLGNFSFGDYFKHDAISFAWELLTEHFHLPAEKLWVTVYAEDDEAYEIWNKVVGIPAERIVRIGDNKGGRYQSDNFWMMGDTGPCGPCTEIFFDHGPEVAGGPPGSPDENGDRYIEIWNNVFMQFNRTEDGVMHKLPKPSVDTGMGLERLAAVLQHVHSNYEIDTFQALINAAQAAVGQACPTDEQLKSLLAAGKDSASLKVIADHIRACSFTIVDGIIPGNEGRGYVLRRIARRAIRHGYKLGARTPFFHKIVVELVNQMGDAYPELRQAQTRVTEVLKQEEERFFQTIANGMEILEAALANGSSQVDGETAFKLHDTYGFPVDLTADVCRERGVTVDQAGFDAAMTRQREQARAAGKFKMAQGLAYTGAPTTFHGYEHLVCETSKVSAIYIDGQSVAQANAGDDAVIVLDHTPFYAESGGQAGDSGELRNLTSRFAVEDTLKIQADVFGHHGRVLEGAVKIGDQFSAKVDAETRAKTIRNHSATHLMHKALREVLGAHVQQKGSQVTADRTRFDFAHNAPVTAEQIAQVEAIVNAEILANAAAQAQVMNLEDAQKSGAMMLFGEKYGETVRVLSIGSSKELCGGTHVKATGDIGLFKIVAEAGVAAGIRRVEAVTGAGALAYVQGLENTVAAVAGTLKAAPAELEQRVNAVLDQVKALEKELASAKSRLAAAQSNDLMTQAVEVKGAKVLTATLDGADAKTLRETIDKLRDKMHSAIIVLASVDGEKVNLSAGVTADYIARGLKAGELVSFVAQQCGGKGGGKPDLAMAGGTQPAALPAALAGVQAWVSERL; encoded by the coding sequence ATGAAAGCAGCAGAAATCCGCCAGACCTTCTTGAAGTTCTTCGAGTCCAAGGGTCACCAGATCGTCTCCTCCAGCCCGGTGGTGCCCGGCGACGACCCGACGCTGCTGTTCACCAATGCGGGCATGAACCAGTTCAAGGACGTGTTCCTGGGCTTTGACAAGCGCGCCTACAACCGCGCCACCACCAGCCAGAAGTGCATCCGCGCCGGCGGCAAGCACAACGACCTGGACAACGTCGGCTACACCGCACGTCACCACACCTTCTTCGAAATGCTGGGCAACTTCTCGTTCGGCGACTATTTCAAGCACGACGCGATCTCCTTCGCCTGGGAATTGCTGACCGAGCATTTCCACCTGCCGGCCGAAAAGCTGTGGGTAACGGTCTATGCCGAGGATGACGAGGCTTACGAAATCTGGAACAAGGTTGTTGGCATCCCGGCCGAGCGCATCGTGCGCATCGGCGACAACAAGGGCGGCCGCTACCAGAGCGACAACTTCTGGATGATGGGCGACACCGGCCCTTGCGGCCCTTGCACCGAGATCTTCTTCGACCACGGCCCCGAAGTGGCCGGCGGCCCCCCAGGCAGCCCGGACGAGAACGGTGACCGCTACATCGAGATCTGGAACAACGTCTTCATGCAGTTCAACCGCACCGAAGACGGTGTGATGCACAAGCTGCCCAAGCCTTCGGTCGACACCGGCATGGGCCTGGAGCGCCTGGCCGCCGTGCTGCAGCATGTGCACAGCAACTACGAGATCGACACCTTTCAGGCTCTTATCAATGCAGCTCAAGCGGCAGTGGGACAAGCTTGCCCGACAGATGAGCAGCTGAAGTCCTTGTTGGCTGCAGGCAAAGACAGCGCCTCGCTCAAGGTGATTGCCGACCACATCCGTGCCTGCTCCTTCACCATCGTCGACGGCATCATCCCCGGCAACGAAGGCCGCGGCTATGTGCTGCGCCGCATTGCCCGCCGCGCCATCCGCCACGGCTACAAGCTGGGCGCCCGCACCCCCTTCTTCCACAAGATCGTGGTCGAGTTGGTGAACCAGATGGGCGACGCCTACCCCGAGCTGCGCCAGGCGCAGACTCGCGTCACCGAAGTGCTCAAGCAAGAAGAAGAGCGCTTCTTCCAGACCATTGCCAATGGCATGGAAATCCTGGAAGCCGCCCTGGCCAATGGCTCCAGCCAAGTTGACGGCGAAACGGCCTTCAAGCTGCATGACACCTACGGCTTTCCGGTCGACCTGACCGCCGACGTCTGCCGCGAACGCGGCGTGACCGTGGACCAAGCCGGCTTCGACGCCGCCATGACCCGCCAGCGCGAACAAGCCCGCGCCGCCGGCAAGTTCAAGATGGCTCAGGGCCTGGCCTACACCGGCGCGCCCACCACCTTCCACGGCTACGAGCATCTGGTGTGCGAAACCTCCAAGGTCAGCGCCATCTACATCGACGGCCAGAGCGTGGCCCAAGCCAACGCGGGTGACGACGCCGTCATCGTGCTGGACCACACGCCCTTCTACGCCGAAAGCGGCGGCCAGGCCGGCGACAGCGGCGAGCTGCGCAATTTGACAAGCCGTTTCGCTGTCGAAGACACGCTGAAGATCCAGGCCGATGTGTTCGGCCACCACGGCCGCGTGCTGGAAGGCGCCGTCAAGATCGGCGACCAGTTCAGCGCCAAGGTGGACGCCGAGACACGCGCCAAGACCATCCGCAACCACAGCGCCACCCACTTGATGCACAAGGCCTTGCGCGAAGTGCTGGGCGCCCATGTGCAGCAAAAGGGCTCGCAAGTCACGGCGGACCGCACCCGTTTCGACTTCGCCCACAACGCCCCCGTCACGGCGGAGCAGATCGCTCAAGTGGAAGCCATCGTGAACGCCGAGATCCTGGCCAACGCTGCGGCGCAAGCCCAGGTGATGAATCTGGAAGACGCGCAAAAAAGCGGCGCCATGATGCTGTTCGGCGAGAAGTACGGTGAGACCGTGCGCGTGCTGTCCATCGGCTCCTCCAAGGAACTCTGCGGCGGCACCCACGTCAAGGCCACCGGCGATATCGGTCTGTTCAAGATCGTGGCCGAAGCCGGCGTTGCCGCCGGCATCCGCCGCGTTGAAGCCGTCACCGGCGCTGGCGCCCTGGCCTATGTTCAGGGTCTGGAGAACACCGTGGCCGCCGTGGCCGGCACGCTCAAGGCCGCACCGGCCGAGCTGGAGCAGCGCGTCAACGCCGTGCTGGACCAGGTCAAGGCACTGGAAAAAGAACTGGCCAGCGCCAAGAGCCGCCTGGCCGCCGCGCAAAGCAATGACTTGATGACGCAAGCCGTCGAGGTCAAGGGTGCCAAGGTCTTGACCGCCACACTGGACGGCGCCGACGCCAAGACCCTGCGCGAAACCATCGACAAGCTGCGCGACAAGATGCACTCGGCCATCATCGTGCTGGCCTCGGTCGATGGCGAGAAGGTCAACCTCTCGGCCGGCGTCACCGCCGACTACATCGCCCGCGGCCTCAAGGCCGGCGAGCTGGTCAGCTTTGTGGCCCAGCAATGCGGCGGCAAGGGCGGCGGCAAGCCCGATCTGGCCATGGCCGGTGGCACCCAGCCAGCAGCCTTGCCAGCGGCGCTGGCGGGCGTACAAGCCTGGGTGAGCGAGCGGCTCTAA
- a CDS encoding UPF0149 family protein translates to MTDSTQHDIDHANAERLAALLQILVAATPEDEQAVPIDTLDGYMTALICGPVVLSPIAAMDALFGEDWAAPLDEQDATEEFMSVLMTRWNEISESLDPEALSADPEAMLLTPLITEFDEATKADLLKQGVLSEDQLSELPPPGLMWVEGFMQAVEDNEQAWYVHDSESEAGQMLDAMLMSVAAVAMPPGEQREAYIAEQYEPEDDIDQDVLLDDALFSAQDLRLFWLQPQDGQALS, encoded by the coding sequence ATGACTGACTCGACCCAACACGATATCGACCACGCCAATGCAGAGCGCCTGGCCGCCCTGCTTCAAATCCTGGTGGCGGCAACGCCCGAAGATGAGCAAGCCGTGCCCATCGACACGCTGGACGGCTATATGACCGCGCTGATCTGCGGCCCGGTGGTGCTGAGCCCCATCGCCGCCATGGACGCCTTGTTCGGCGAAGACTGGGCCGCGCCGCTGGACGAGCAAGACGCCACCGAAGAATTCATGAGCGTGCTGATGACGCGCTGGAACGAAATCTCTGAGAGCCTGGACCCCGAGGCCCTGTCGGCCGACCCGGAAGCCATGCTGCTGACGCCGCTGATCACCGAGTTCGACGAAGCCACCAAGGCCGATCTGCTCAAGCAAGGCGTGCTGAGCGAAGACCAACTCAGCGAACTGCCGCCTCCCGGCCTGATGTGGGTGGAAGGCTTTATGCAAGCCGTGGAAGACAACGAGCAAGCCTGGTATGTGCACGACAGCGAAAGCGAAGCCGGCCAGATGCTGGACGCCATGCTGATGTCGGTGGCCGCCGTGGCCATGCCGCCGGGTGAGCAGCGCGAGGCTTACATCGCCGAGCAGTACGAGCCCGAAGACGACATCGACCAAGACGTGCTGTTGGACGACGCCCTGTTCTCGGCCCAAGACCTGCGCCTGTTCTGGCTGCAGCCGCAAGACGGACAAGCGCTGTCCTGA
- a CDS encoding SET domain-containing protein → MPRLTAIPAATAPTTPAAEVQQAPKGQVLPAERFALRVGPSVIDGLGVFAAEAIPARRKIGELRGEAISVREARKRAKGRERIHIVEVSETRAVDATESKDALRHINHSCAANAKLRISQGRVEFYALRDIEPGEELSCDYGVSHHEGRLSCRCGAPNCVGRL, encoded by the coding sequence ATGCCCCGCCTGACTGCCATCCCCGCCGCCACTGCTCCAACTACACCCGCCGCTGAGGTGCAGCAAGCGCCCAAGGGTCAGGTCTTGCCGGCTGAACGATTCGCCTTGCGGGTGGGCCCCAGCGTCATTGACGGCCTGGGTGTCTTCGCCGCCGAGGCGATTCCCGCGCGGCGCAAGATTGGTGAGCTGCGCGGCGAGGCGATCTCGGTGCGCGAGGCGCGCAAGCGGGCCAAGGGCCGGGAGCGCATTCACATCGTTGAGGTGTCGGAAACCCGCGCCGTCGATGCCACCGAATCCAAAGACGCGCTGCGCCACATTAACCACAGCTGCGCCGCCAATGCCAAGCTGCGCATCAGCCAAGGCCGGGTGGAGTTTTATGCCCTGCGCGATATCGAGCCCGGTGAGGAGCTGAGCTGCGACTACGGCGTCAGCCACCACGAAGGGCGGCTCAGCTGCCGCTGCGGCGCGCCCAATTGCGTGGGCCGGCTTTGA
- a CDS encoding GNAT family N-acetyltransferase, translating into MDIRIRRRQLSDAAAIARLVAEPAVFGGLLQMPYASEEQWQHRLQESAKAGHALPDVHLVAEHGDELLGCVGLHPVTGQTRRRHVAEMGIMVASRAQGQGVGAALMAALLDYADNWAQVLRIELTVYADNARAIRLYQRFGFVEEGRMPAYALRDGAYVTALAMGRLHPSPPMIR; encoded by the coding sequence ATGGACATTCGCATCCGCCGCCGCCAACTGTCAGACGCCGCCGCCATCGCCCGCTTGGTGGCCGAGCCCGCCGTTTTTGGTGGCCTGCTGCAAATGCCCTACGCCAGCGAAGAGCAATGGCAGCATCGCCTGCAAGAAAGCGCCAAGGCGGGACACGCGCTGCCGGATGTGCATCTGGTGGCGGAGCATGGGGATGAGTTGCTGGGCTGCGTCGGTCTGCACCCGGTCACCGGGCAAACGCGGCGCCGCCATGTGGCAGAGATGGGCATCATGGTGGCCAGCCGCGCGCAGGGTCAGGGTGTGGGCGCGGCACTGATGGCTGCGCTGTTGGACTATGCCGACAACTGGGCCCAGGTGCTGCGCATCGAGCTCACCGTCTATGCCGACAACGCTCGCGCGATTCGCCTCTACCAGCGCTTTGGATTTGTAGAGGAAGGCCGCATGCCTGCCTATGCCTTGCGGGACGGTGCTTATGTGACGGCTTTGGCGATGGGCCGCCTGCATCCCTCGCCGCCCATGATTCGCTAA